The following DNA comes from Streptococcus canis.
TCTTGTCTCATAGCGTTTTGGAAGTTGGAGTGTGTGGCCAAGTTGATCCATTGTTTCATCAACAGTCATTCCAGGACCTTGCGTCGCAAATTCAAAAATTACTTTGCCATTCTCTCTTAAATAAATGGATTGGAAATATTTTCGGTCACGAATCACAGTGGTGTGAAACCCCTGTTGGCTAAGTTCTGTCTGATACGCTATCAAACTGTCTTTGTCTGTAACTTTCCAAGCAATATGGTGGCCTGTACCTGGCCCCCAACTTCCTCTTGGACTAGCTTGTTTAGGGATTAAAATCTCGTGAGCTAAGCTCCCTTGAGTTTTAAAACGCCTATAGCTAGTGGTCTGATCGATTTCTTTTAGTCCCATAAGTGTTGTCAAGAACTCACGACTAGCCTGATCATCACTGGATAAGAGCACTACCCCATGGAAGCCTAAAATAGCAGGTGTTTCTTTTTCATCTGTTCCTTCAACTAGAGCCAAGTCTAATTTGTGTTTATCTTGGAAGAAAAGAGCTGGCGCATCAAACCACTGTGTTTCCTCAAAAGGCACATTGTGGTCTTGTAGCTGTTGTTTCCAAAAGTCTAGTCTTTGTTTGGGAACACGAAAGGCAATGCGACCGACTTGACCACTACCTTTGACACCTTCTGAGACATTTCCCCAAGGGAAAAAAGTCATGAGGCTACCCTCCTCCACTTTTTGATTGGCAAAATAGAGGTGATAGGTGGTTGGGTCGTCAAAATTAACAGTTTGTTTGACCAAACGAAGTTTTAAGACCTGTTGGTAGAAGTCAAGGGTTTCTTGAGGATCGCCCGTAATGGCACTGATATGATGAATCTGTTCAATGGTTTCCATAGGGTGTGCTTACCTTTCTAGTTTAATGGCGTTTAGTGTCAAAGGGGCGGATAGCTTGCTCGATTTCCTGGCGTTTAGGTTCCAAAAACGGAGGGAGAGACAAGTCTTCTCCTAAGGTTTCATAAGGTTCGTCAGTGGTGAAACCAGGGCCATCTGTTGATAGTTCAATCAGGATATGTCCTACCCGAGAGTAGAGGGCTTCAAAATAGAAGCGATCGACAAGACCAGAGCTGGAAATCCCCAAAGAGTCATATTTTTCAGCCCAGTGGCGGATAGCTTCACTGTCAGCTACTCTAAAGGAGACATGGTGAACTTCACCGTAACCCTGTTGTGCTTGAGGACTAGTCTCGTCTTTTCTCAAGATAACTTGCCCACCATGGCCACCTTCACCAATTTCTAAGAGGGTATAATCCTCGCCGGAGGCTACCACTTGCATACCATAGACTTGCATCAGATAAACTTTAAAATCTTCATAATAACTGACGGTTATTTCGATAGGGCCTAATCCGTAGATGGCTTTGTCAGTTGGCACAGGGCCTTCTTGCCAAGGGGTTCCAGGTGCTACACCTTTGTTATGCTCGTCCGAAACGAGCTGGTAGCGTTGCCCATCTTCTTCTTCGAAGCGGAGCGCTTTGTGTCCAAAGAGCTCACTGATTCCATCATGTTTCACACCAAATTGGTCAAATCGTTCTTGGTAATACTCGAGTGCCGCATCGTTTGGTACTCGAAATCCAATACGGGTAATGGCATTGGTACCGTGTTGTCCTTTAGGATTATTCGGAAAATCAAAGAAAGTCATGTCAGTCCCAGCGGAACCCTTGTCATCTGCAAAGAACGTATGATAAGTGTGAATATCATCTTGATTAACTGTTTTTTTAACCAGACGCATGCCTAGAACTTCTGTAAAGAATTGGTAATTACGTTCAATATCGTTTGTCATGGCAGTGACATGGTGAATGCCGATTAATGCTGTGTTTGTCATAAGAATACCTCATTTCTAGTGTAAAGATCCTAAACACATGATATTACTAATTAGTATTATTTACAAGAAATATGCTTACCAACAAAAAGCAAAGACATTTTTTCGCTTACACCGTCATCTGCTGCAATAATTCCCCGCTATTATCGGGAATAGAATGGGAGATGACCTGTTCAACAAAAAACTCGGATTTGCCGAATTCGATAACTTGGATACGTCTTCTCTGTGAAAAATCAACCAAAGAGGCCTTGTAATACCCTTCTAAATTCTCAAGTGCTTCCAAAGGCAGTTGAGAATGATGCAGATCTGTTAAACGATTTTTCTTGTTTGGCAATCTAAGGAAATAGAAGAGACTAATCAGAGGAAAATGGATAGGAAAGAGAGCGACCGTCAAGGTAATCACTAGTTCAAAAACCATTAAAATTTCAATGAGGTTTATTTCAAAGACTAAAACGACAAAACCATTTAGCATTACTTTAATGATGTCTCAAATAATATGGATGACTCATTTGCAGGTATCTTCTGTGACAACACCGTATATCAGTGGGCAACCTATTAGGTAAGATACCTTGTTATTAGATAGGTGTATTTAATTTGCCACTTATCGATTATTAAGTTATAATTACATTAGTTTTAACTAATTTACTATAATTTATATTTTATTTGAATGAGGAGTATTTTATATGTTATTGAAGCAAAATAAACTCTCAGTTTCCCTTATCTCTATGATTGCTTTTTTGTTGGCCCTAGATTTGATTTTAGTCAAATTTTCTCTGCATGGTTTTTTAGCAATGTTTAGCTTATCATTTATTGATCGTACGTTAATAGGAACTATTGCTGGTCCAATCTTTTCTGGTGTTGCTTTAGGTTTTTGGAATATTGTTTCCTTCTTTTTATCGGGTGGCAAACAATTTATTATCTGGTTTCCCTTGGTACAAGCTGTTCAAGGTTTCTTTTATGGACTATTTTTTTACAAGCGAAAATTAAGCACTTCTAGTAAAAAAGACTGGCTTTATGTTACCTTTGCCACACTCATCATCTTAGGCTCTACTACTTTTTTATTAACACCTATTGTCTTACATTTTTACTATAATATGCCATTTCTAACACTATACACAACCCGATTGGTTAAACTAATCGAAATCCCTGTTCATATTATCATCACGATGTTATTGTTGCCAAGGCTGCAAAGTATCAAGGAGTTTCAAAAATTTCTAACAAAAAGATAACTTCTCTCAAAGGAGAATCTCAGATTGAAGACAAAGTCCATTTAGGACAATGTTTCTTCAATCTTTTTTTGCTCTTTTACAAAAGAAAACTCCTGAAGCACGATAATATAAGCGTTTTAAGAGTTAGTTGACATCATGATCATTCAATCATTTTCATTGACTCCTGCTTAAAAATAGAGTTTGTCTACGTTTTGAACTTCTCTCAAGGAGAACCTCTGAATAAACTTATTGGTTATTTTATACTAAGTAACGTGATTAATTTTGAGATTTTCCAACTAAAGATGATAAGACAATAGCTTTCTCTAGAGCTGTTGTCTTATAGTGACTTCAATAAATGATTAAGGATAAAAGTTTAGAGAAATACCCTAACACCTCGTTACTAGCAAACTATGAATGGATACAATTTAACTCACATGGATTCATTATTAGCCTTAATAAAATTAAAAATGATATATTTATAAATTGATATATATTGCATTTTAATTAAAACATTATATAATAGTATTGATTAATAAATTGGAGGCTATCTCGTGAAGAATCACAAAAGATATAAAATGTTAGGTATTTCACTTGTTACCACAAGTGTTCTTTTAATGTATACAGCTAATGTTCGAGCAGAAGAAAATATGCAAGACCTTACCTTGGTTACCACAGCAGAAGTTGTAGCTCCTTCTGAATCAACTGCTGAATTAGACAGTGCTAATCAAACAGAACTCTCAGCGTTAGACAGTCAACTAGATGGGGAAGAAGAACTTGCTTCTCCTAAAGAAGAAGCTCAGACAAGTTACACAGAGCTTCCTCAGGCTTATAAAGATGGTCAAGAAGCAAAAGCTCAAACCCTATTATCACAATATGATGCAACCAATGTTCAAGACCTGCAAAAAGTAACAGCTTTGGGAGCGGGTCAATTAATTTCTGTCATTGACTTTGGTTTTGACATTAACCATTCTGCTTTTAAATTAGATCAAGATATTGATAAAAAACAGATTATTGATGAAGCCAGTTTTGAGGCATTGAAGCAAAAAAATAAAATCACCTATGGTCAACGCATCAATGATAAAATTCTTTTTGCTTACGACTACTCTAATAATCAAAATATTGTTGGTCCTATCGATAAAAGCACTATTTCTAAAGAAGAACTAGAACATATCAATCACGGGACCCACGTAGTGGGTATTGTTGCTGCTAATAGTACTCAAGTCGCCAATAATAACTTATTAGTGACAGGAATGGCTCCTAATGCTCAATTACTGTTGATGCGTATTTCTTCTTTAGGAAAAGCCAAAGATCAAACCTCTAAAGCTTATGCAAAAGCTATTACTGATTCTGTTTTATTGGGGGCTAAAGTCATTAGCATGAGCTTTGGTATCCCTGCGGATTCTTGGGCAACTGTTCATGAAGACGTTAAAAAAGCTATTCAACTGGCTAAAGATCATGGCGTTTTATTAGTAGCGGGAATTGGTAATGACGGTGCTTTTGGTAAAGAATTTGGTAAGCCACTAGCGACTAATCCTGATTTTGGCTTAGTCAGCAGCCCTGCCATTTCTGAAGATGTTCTAACAGTAGCTAATCACGACGCTCAAATGTCAGTCAGTGAAGTAGTGACACTTAAGACTGGTGAGAAAGAGATTGACTTACCAATCATGCTTTCAAAATCACTTGATGCTAATAAAGCCTATGATTTTACCTTAGTTGACGAAGAGAACGATCACCTTGACTTGACTGGTAAAATTGCTGTCCTCAAACGTTCTGGATCAGTCAGATTAGTTGATTTCACGCCTAAAATTGAAACGATTCAAAAAGCTGGGGCAGCTGGTCTTTTAGTCATTAATAATAATCCTATTCAAAGTAATATCTTGATTCCATACAGAGAGCTGCCAGTTGGGGTTATCAGTCAAGCTGATGGTCAAACCTTACTTAATAATGCTTCAGGCAAACTTCATTTCAAACACATCTTCAAAGTAATTGAAAATGCTGGTGGCAATCGTATGGTTCCAGAATCTAGTTGGGGATTGACAGCTGAAGGCCATATCAAACCAGACATCTCTGCCCCAGGTTTTGAAGTTCTGTCAACTTTCTCTAATGATAAGTATGAAACCTTGTCTGGAACAAGTATGTCAACACCTCATGTTTCAGGTATTATGAGCTTGCTTCAAGCTGCTCTAGCTAAAAAATATGCTCATTTAAATCTGACACCAGCTCAATTACTTGACTTGACTAAAAAAGTAGCCATGAGTTCAGCTTCTGCCTTATTCGATCCAGAAGAAAAAGCCTTTTACTCACCAAGACAGCAAGGCGCTGGAGCAATCAATGCTAAAAAAGCATTAGAGGCTTCTCATTACCTCACAGATGCAGATCATCATGCCAAAATCAATCTTGGCAATGTTAAGGATACCTTTAACTTTACAGTTCGCATTCACAACTTAACAAAAGAAACAAAAGAACTTTACTACCAAACAAACTTAACGACTGATCAAATCACTGAGGATAAGTTTGCTTTGAAAGCAAGATCTTTATCAGATAGTGCATGGCAAAAAGTAACGGTATCAGGAGATTACACTGATGTCACCATCTCAATTGATGCTAGCCAGTTCTCTCAAGAACTTCTACAACAAATGCCAAATGGCTACTTCCTAGAAGGTTTTGTACGTTTTAAAGATAGTCAAAGCAGTTCAGAAGAATTAATGAGTATTCCATTCCTAGGATTTAGAGGTGATTTTGCTAACTTGCCAGCATTAGAAGAGTCCATTTATAGCAAACTTAAAACAGGTACTTTCTACTATACTCCGGTAACAGATGGTTTAGAAAATCAATTAGACTTTGCTTCTGCGGGATTATCTTTTGAAGAAGTCTTAAATAATAACAATAGTTATACAGCCTTGCTAACAGAAGCTACGCCTTGGTTCTTATCTAATGATATTAAAAATGGCAACTTTGAATTAAGCCCATATGGTGCTAGTGAAGTTCCTAAACCAATTGTTTTGGGAACCTTTGCCAAACAAGTAAATAATGAAGAGCACTATACTTTGGACTTAAATCAAAACAGTCAGGTTTATTTAGCTATTTCACCAAATAAAGATCAAAACAGAGATAGTATCACTCCTCAAGCAACTTTCCTACGCAATGTTAAAGATGTTCAGGCACAGGTTTTAGATACCAATGGCAATATTATTTGGTCTAGTGAAGTGGCTGCTTATATCAAAAACTATACTAATAATGGTAAAGATAGTGATGGTTCTTATAAACTTGAAAAGTTGGTCTGGGATGGTACTGACAATAATCAAATGACTGTTGCAGATGGTAACTACATCTATCGTCTGCTTTATAGCCCAGTTGTGGAGGGTGCACGTCAACAAATGATGGACTTTTCAGTCATTGTTAGCACAAAAGTTCCAAACTTGCCAACACGTGCACATTACGATACTGAGACAGGGCAACTAAGAGTTGAAGAATCTAATCATCAAAATGGTTTACCAATTTATCGCACATTTGTGGCCTTTGATTACGAAGACGCTACTGAAGAGTCCCTATCCGGTGAAACAGTAGAAGGTGAAAACCCTCAAGTAACAGAAGCTTCCGAAGAAGACCTTTTAGATATGCCATTTAAATACAGTGTTTACTTCTACGCTGATGAAAATGGCTATATCAACATTCCAAAAACAATAAAATCTGAAGATGGCAAAGATATTACCATTGATTTTGAGAAGTTAGTCTTTGTGATTGAAGATAAGGCCGGTAACTTTAATAGCATCAAGCTTTCAGAATTGCTTAAACAAAGCCAAACAGACAAGCAACCTGACTTAAAAGAGCAAGATGAATTAGCCTTACCAGAGATGCCAGAAACAGCTGAAAAAGAAGAATCTAGCAAACCTGAGCAAAGACAAGCAATGACAAGAGAAGTTACAAAAACAGCTGAGCTGTTGGCATCGAAAAAACCTATCTCTCATTTGTCAACTCAACAATCCTTACCTCAAACAAGTGATCGTAAAGGAAACCTTTCTACCATCTTAGGAAGCCTTCTTATCTTAACAGTTTCTTGCTTTGGATTTAGAAAAAAGCAAAAAGAAGATTAATAAGGACCTTCCCTTTTAATAGTTACGAATAACAAAAAAATTCTCCCTATGTCTTTTAAGACCTAGTATTAAATTCGGAGGACTTTATAACCAAGAAAAGAGAGGAGACAAAATGCGTCTTCTCTTTTGTTATGGCTGGAAGTCATAATAAAAAATCGCCACGTTAGGAGTGGCGATCAGAACGTAGACAAAGTCTATTTTTAAGAAGGTGTCGATGAAAATGATTT
Coding sequences within:
- a CDS encoding VOC family protein, yielding METIEQIHHISAITGDPQETLDFYQQVLKLRLVKQTVNFDDPTTYHLYFANQKVEEGSLMTFFPWGNVSEGVKGSGQVGRIAFRVPKQRLDFWKQQLQDHNVPFEETQWFDAPALFFQDKHKLDLALVEGTDEKETPAILGFHGVVLLSSDDQASREFLTTLMGLKEIDQTTSYRRFKTQGSLAHEILIPKQASPRGSWGPGTGHHIAWKVTDKDSLIAYQTELSQQGFHTTVIRDRKYFQSIYLRENGKVIFEFATQGPGMTVDETMDQLGHTLQLPKRYETRRQEITDNLPPLSGTYPL
- a CDS encoding ring-cleaving dioxygenase — encoded protein: MTNTALIGIHHVTAMTNDIERNYQFFTEVLGMRLVKKTVNQDDIHTYHTFFADDKGSAGTDMTFFDFPNNPKGQHGTNAITRIGFRVPNDAALEYYQERFDQFGVKHDGISELFGHKALRFEEEDGQRYQLVSDEHNKGVAPGTPWQEGPVPTDKAIYGLGPIEITVSYYEDFKVYLMQVYGMQVVASGEDYTLLEIGEGGHGGQVILRKDETSPQAQQGYGEVHHVSFRVADSEAIRHWAEKYDSLGISSSGLVDRFYFEALYSRVGHILIELSTDGPGFTTDEPYETLGEDLSLPPFLEPKRQEIEQAIRPFDTKRH
- a CDS encoding folate family ECF transporter S component; the protein is MLLKQNKLSVSLISMIAFLLALDLILVKFSLHGFLAMFSLSFIDRTLIGTIAGPIFSGVALGFWNIVSFFLSGGKQFIIWFPLVQAVQGFFYGLFFYKRKLSTSSKKDWLYVTFATLIILGSTTFLLTPIVLHFYYNMPFLTLYTTRLVKLIEIPVHIIITMLLLPRLQSIKEFQKFLTKR
- a CDS encoding S8 family serine peptidase; its protein translation is MLGISLVTTSVLLMYTANVRAEENMQDLTLVTTAEVVAPSESTAELDSANQTELSALDSQLDGEEELASPKEEAQTSYTELPQAYKDGQEAKAQTLLSQYDATNVQDLQKVTALGAGQLISVIDFGFDINHSAFKLDQDIDKKQIIDEASFEALKQKNKITYGQRINDKILFAYDYSNNQNIVGPIDKSTISKEELEHINHGTHVVGIVAANSTQVANNNLLVTGMAPNAQLLLMRISSLGKAKDQTSKAYAKAITDSVLLGAKVISMSFGIPADSWATVHEDVKKAIQLAKDHGVLLVAGIGNDGAFGKEFGKPLATNPDFGLVSSPAISEDVLTVANHDAQMSVSEVVTLKTGEKEIDLPIMLSKSLDANKAYDFTLVDEENDHLDLTGKIAVLKRSGSVRLVDFTPKIETIQKAGAAGLLVINNNPIQSNILIPYRELPVGVISQADGQTLLNNASGKLHFKHIFKVIENAGGNRMVPESSWGLTAEGHIKPDISAPGFEVLSTFSNDKYETLSGTSMSTPHVSGIMSLLQAALAKKYAHLNLTPAQLLDLTKKVAMSSASALFDPEEKAFYSPRQQGAGAINAKKALEASHYLTDADHHAKINLGNVKDTFNFTVRIHNLTKETKELYYQTNLTTDQITEDKFALKARSLSDSAWQKVTVSGDYTDVTISIDASQFSQELLQQMPNGYFLEGFVRFKDSQSSSEELMSIPFLGFRGDFANLPALEESIYSKLKTGTFYYTPVTDGLENQLDFASAGLSFEEVLNNNNSYTALLTEATPWFLSNDIKNGNFELSPYGASEVPKPIVLGTFAKQVNNEEHYTLDLNQNSQVYLAISPNKDQNRDSITPQATFLRNVKDVQAQVLDTNGNIIWSSEVAAYIKNYTNNGKDSDGSYKLEKLVWDGTDNNQMTVADGNYIYRLLYSPVVEGARQQMMDFSVIVSTKVPNLPTRAHYDTETGQLRVEESNHQNGLPIYRTFVAFDYEDATEESLSGETVEGENPQVTEASEEDLLDMPFKYSVYFYADENGYINIPKTIKSEDGKDITIDFEKLVFVIEDKAGNFNSIKLSELLKQSQTDKQPDLKEQDELALPEMPETAEKEESSKPEQRQAMTREVTKTAELLASKKPISHLSTQQSLPQTSDRKGNLSTILGSLLILTVSCFGFRKKQKED